Proteins from one Desulfonema limicola genomic window:
- a CDS encoding nucleotide exchange factor GrpE codes for MVQRYMSYSNLKKTADIIYSRSAKFLKWSWSFLKDKFLIPFAKFTIKFLSNRLSGETKALTHCEWKETVLADFRTWLSDIPDFARPSNIETAPDSCDLYTLLSEFSALRQEINIQNREQNKSIKTLEKIISSYDKSREVIMEMTGELVDFKEKTLLALKEKDMIISQAIAKGDEQVRTAAEKRTILPFLDIRDALIRGLKAGEELLQSKTYFSSMPKGIEGITEGYEMAIRRFDRSLEQVGVYPVNAKGKPFDPKIMRAVDQQLVDESQKGIVLEEQLSGFIYGEEVIRTAEVVVGR; via the coding sequence GTGGTGCAACGTTACATGAGTTATTCCAATCTGAAAAAAACAGCTGATATTATTTATTCCAGGTCTGCAAAATTCTTAAAATGGTCATGGTCGTTTTTAAAAGATAAATTTTTAATACCTTTTGCAAAATTTACAATTAAATTTCTTTCAAACAGGCTGTCTGGTGAAACAAAGGCACTTACTCATTGTGAATGGAAAGAAACGGTTTTAGCTGATTTCAGAACCTGGCTTTCAGATATTCCTGATTTTGCAAGGCCTTCTAATATAGAAACAGCACCTGATTCATGCGATTTATATACCCTGTTATCTGAATTTTCAGCTCTGCGCCAGGAAATAAATATCCAAAACCGGGAACAGAATAAAAGTATTAAAACACTGGAGAAAATAATAAGTTCTTATGATAAATCAAGGGAAGTTATTATGGAGATGACAGGTGAACTTGTTGACTTTAAAGAAAAAACTCTTTTAGCCTTAAAAGAAAAAGACATGATAATCTCCCAGGCAATAGCAAAAGGTGATGAACAGGTAAGGACTGCAGCAGAAAAGCGGACAATTCTTCCTTTTCTTGACATACGAGATGCTCTTATCCGAGGTTTAAAAGCAGGAGAAGAACTATTGCAGTCAAAAACCTATTTCAGCTCTATGCCAAAAGGTATTGAAGGAATTACAGAAGGTTATGAAATGGCTATACGCCGGTTTGACCGATCTCTTGAACAGGTTGGCGTTTATCCTGTCAATGCCAAAGGTAAACCTTTTGATCCTAAAATCATGCGGGCGGTAGATCAGCAGCTAGTTGATGAGTCCCAGAAAGGCATTGTTCTTGAAGAGCAGTTAAGCGGGTTTATTTATGGAGAAGAAGTAATAAGAACTGCTGAAGTTGTTGTAGGCAGATAA
- a CDS encoding Hsp70 family protein, protein MEPVVGIDLGTTNSEIAFIINEHAEILKDNDNGIVPSCVGIDRDGKIIVGTEARNQASIAPERTILSIKREMGTDKSFTMGDSSYKPQEISAFILKALKSRAEKVLGMPVSKAVITVPAYFTDAQRHATREAGEIAGLNVVRIINEPTAAALAYESERSETQRILIFDLGGGTFDVSIVKIEQGIVEVLASTGDNHLGGDDFDMKIVEVLAEHCEQELKISVKDSPVIMARLKRAAENAKIMISSQPYAVIEEDHIGKKMWKDVHLSYELSRIDFEEMIEDDLSRTMESVNKALKDANILPSAIDKIILVGGSTRIPKISNMLEKKFGSLPHSEIDPDLCVALGAAIQAGREMGLDSSSILLDITPYTFGTSAVGDLDGMPVMDKFIPMIRRNTKLPTSKTDAFYTMFDNQEAVEIDVFQGEAPIAPDNIRIGNYKFKLTKAPAGSVILLNFDLDVNGILKIEATEKKTGRKINAVIENAFSGFSDEELSKSQKRINDMWGDDEHPEEDAGTGLAAAKPGTSQDNTARMPQDIEDIIKQAESMLQKASDEDKDEIINLIEDMKDAITENKLDTARELKKELEDILFYIE, encoded by the coding sequence ATGGAACCAGTTGTTGGAATTGATCTTGGAACTACAAACTCCGAGATTGCGTTTATAATTAATGAACATGCAGAAATTCTTAAAGATAATGATAATGGAATAGTCCCTTCATGTGTGGGAATTGACCGTGATGGTAAAATAATTGTTGGTACTGAAGCCAGAAATCAGGCATCCATTGCACCTGAGAGAACTATTCTTTCAATAAAAAGAGAAATGGGTACGGACAAAAGTTTTACTATGGGGGACTCCAGCTATAAACCCCAGGAGATTTCAGCCTTTATCCTTAAAGCATTAAAATCCCGTGCAGAAAAGGTACTGGGAATGCCTGTTTCAAAAGCAGTTATAACAGTACCTGCATATTTTACAGATGCCCAGCGTCATGCAACAAGAGAAGCAGGTGAAATTGCAGGCTTAAATGTTGTAAGAATTATTAACGAGCCAACAGCAGCAGCTCTTGCATATGAAAGCGAAAGATCAGAAACCCAGCGTATTCTGATTTTTGACCTCGGGGGCGGCACTTTTGATGTTTCCATTGTCAAGATTGAACAAGGAATAGTTGAAGTTCTTGCCAGTACAGGAGACAATCACCTGGGAGGCGATGACTTTGACATGAAAATAGTTGAAGTTCTTGCAGAACACTGCGAACAGGAACTTAAGATCAGTGTAAAAGACAGCCCTGTTATTATGGCAAGATTAAAACGGGCTGCTGAAAATGCCAAGATTATGATATCTTCCCAGCCCTATGCTGTAATTGAAGAAGATCATATAGGAAAAAAAATGTGGAAAGATGTACATCTTTCCTATGAACTTTCCCGTATAGATTTTGAGGAAATGATTGAAGATGATCTGTCCAGAACAATGGAATCTGTAAACAAGGCATTAAAAGACGCAAATATTCTGCCTTCAGCAATTGACAAGATAATCCTTGTCGGCGGCTCAACACGGATACCCAAAATTTCCAATATGCTGGAAAAAAAATTCGGCAGTCTTCCCCATAGTGAAATTGATCCTGACCTCTGTGTTGCACTTGGTGCTGCAATCCAGGCAGGAAGGGAGATGGGGCTGGACAGCTCAAGCATCCTGCTGGATATTACCCCTTACACCTTTGGAACATCAGCAGTTGGTGACCTTGACGGTATGCCCGTAATGGACAAGTTTATACCAATGATAAGGCGCAATACAAAACTGCCTACATCTAAAACAGATGCATTTTACACCATGTTTGACAACCAGGAAGCTGTTGAAATTGATGTATTTCAGGGTGAAGCTCCCATTGCCCCGGATAACATCAGGATAGGCAATTACAAGTTTAAACTGACCAAGGCTCCTGCCGGCAGTGTTATTCTTCTTAATTTTGACCTGGATGTAAATGGTATTTTAAAGATTGAAGCAACTGAAAAAAAGACTGGAAGAAAAATAAATGCAGTTATTGAAAATGCTTTTTCAGGTTTTTCAGATGAAGAATTATCCAAATCCCAAAAACGGATAAATGATATGTGGGGTGATGATGAACATCCAGAAGAAGATGCAGGTACAGGTTTGGCAGCAGCTAAACCTGGAACATCTCAAGACAATACCGCCCGGATGCCCCAAGATATTGAAGACATAATTAAACAGGCAGAATCCATGCTTCAAAAAGCATCTGATGAAGACAAGGATGAAATTATAAACCTTATTGAAGATATGAAAGATGCCATAACAGAAAACAAACTTGATACAGCCCGTGAATTAAAGAAAGAGCTGGAAGACATATTGTTCTATATAGAGTAA
- a CDS encoding dihydroorotate dehydrogenase, whose product MSKKYDLSVNIGGGITLANPVMTGSGTFGYAKEFAELIDLKRLGGIIVKGLSLEPSMGNPPPRITETPCGILNAIGLENVGFDVFVKEKLPFLQTLNTPVFVNIYGKTIEEYAQLALKIQDLEGIAGIEVNISCPNVKAGGVAFGTDPLLAYQAVLAVRKNTSMPLIVKLSPNVTDITKIASSVVDAGADCLSLINTITGMAIDIKTRKSKLANITGGLSGPAIRPIALRMVWQTAQAVSVPIIGVGGIMSAEHALEFIIAGASAVQIGTANFITPCCTMEIIDGIEQYMADNNINTVSEIIGTIQT is encoded by the coding sequence ATGTCAAAAAAATATGATCTCAGTGTTAATATTGGTGGAGGCATTACCCTGGCAAATCCTGTTATGACAGGATCCGGTACATTTGGATATGCAAAGGAATTTGCCGAACTTATAGATTTAAAAAGACTGGGCGGTATTATTGTTAAAGGGCTTTCCCTTGAACCCTCAATGGGAAATCCTCCTCCCAGAATTACGGAAACGCCTTGTGGAATATTAAATGCCATAGGACTTGAAAATGTGGGATTTGATGTATTTGTTAAAGAAAAACTGCCTTTTCTTCAAACATTAAACACCCCTGTTTTTGTCAATATATATGGAAAAACTATTGAAGAATATGCTCAACTTGCATTAAAGATTCAAGACCTGGAAGGCATTGCTGGAATTGAGGTAAATATTTCCTGCCCCAATGTTAAAGCAGGAGGTGTTGCTTTTGGCACGGATCCGCTTCTTGCATATCAGGCAGTCCTGGCTGTAAGAAAAAATACATCAATGCCCCTTATTGTCAAGCTTTCACCCAATGTTACAGATATTACAAAGATTGCGTCCAGTGTTGTTGATGCAGGAGCAGACTGTCTTTCCCTGATAAACACAATAACAGGCATGGCAATTGACATTAAAACACGAAAATCAAAACTGGCCAATATTACAGGAGGGCTTTCAGGGCCTGCCATTCGCCCCATTGCCCTTAGAATGGTATGGCAGACAGCACAGGCAGTTTCTGTTCCCATAATCGGGGTTGGCGGAATAATGAGTGCTGAACATGCCCTTGAATTTATTATCGCAGGTGCCTCAGCAGTTCAGATAGGAACTGCAAATTTTATCACCCCCTGCTGTACAATGGAAATTATTGATGGAATTGAGCAGTATATGGCAGATAATAATATAAATACTGTTTCAGAAATAATTGGTACAATTCAGACATAA
- a CDS encoding ferritin-like domain-containing protein yields the protein MDFKELKDVINFAMEKEQEAADFYMDAGRQESFSGSKAMLKDFAQEELKHKNLLQDLLDNKVDTSVQSYQLKWITDIKRSDFIDEVEYKPGMGYRDMLMLAMKREENALKLYNEMLSNSEDENVKKLFKILCQEEAKHKLALETMYDDYMAEMGD from the coding sequence ATGGATTTTAAAGAATTAAAAGATGTTATTAACTTTGCAATGGAAAAAGAGCAGGAAGCAGCAGATTTTTATATGGATGCAGGCAGACAGGAATCCTTTTCCGGTTCAAAAGCAATGCTCAAGGACTTTGCACAAGAAGAACTTAAACATAAAAATCTTTTACAGGATTTATTAGATAACAAGGTTGACACCAGTGTTCAATCCTATCAGCTTAAATGGATTACAGACATAAAAAGAAGCGATTTTATTGATGAAGTTGAATATAAACCAGGTATGGGCTATCGGGATATGCTTATGCTTGCTATGAAACGCGAAGAAAATGCTTTAAAGCTTTATAATGAGATGCTTTCTAATTCAGAAGATGAAAATGTTAAAAAGCTTTTTAAAATTCTCTGCCAGGAAGAAGCAAAGCATAAACTTGCCCTGGAAACCATGTATGACGACTATATGGCTGAAATGGGTGATTAG
- the uvrB gene encoding excinuclease ABC subunit UvrB, whose translation MSLFKIVSEFTPKGDQPKAIKGLCRNLSSGSTHNVMLGVTGSGKTYTMANVIEKLEKPALIMAPNKTLAGQLYNEFKNLFPENLVEFFVSYYDYYQPEAYIPTSDTYIQKDSSINEMIDKLRHSATRSVLSRRDVIVVASVSCIFGLGAPEDYLGMRIDLDSDMEMDRDRLLMKFVDMQYERNDMDFHRGVFRVRGDRVELFPAYEEDRAVRIEFFGDEIESIAEIDPLRGHVIKELDHITLFPASHYVTSKTTLRRAVESIKEELKARVEYFRNENKLIEAQRIEERTNFDLEMMLELGYCNGIENYSRHLTGRNPGEPPPTLLDYFPDDFLLFIDESHIAVPQIRGMYNGDHSRKKTLVEYGFRLPSALDNRPLKFDEFQKRVSQVVYVSATPADYEMEKGKDDIVELIVRPTGLIDPVIDVRKAKYQVDDLFDEIKLRVNKNERVLVTTLTKRMAEDLTDYYSELGIKVQYLHADVSTLERMEIIQDLRSGRFDVLVGINLLREGLDLPEVSLVAILDADKEGFLRSERSLIQTCGRASRNVNGQVIMYADIITKSMQKAIDETKRRIRIQTAYNKNHNITPSTISKKISQIFDFPAQPDKPSGFDMVAESIKKYGSKNGSVNDIDRIIKKLEHEMSKAAKDLEFEKAARLRDEIKELKKMQVFDI comes from the coding sequence ATGTCTTTATTTAAAATTGTATCTGAATTTACGCCAAAAGGGGATCAGCCTAAAGCTATAAAAGGATTGTGCCGAAATCTTTCATCAGGCAGCACTCATAATGTCATGCTGGGAGTTACAGGTTCAGGCAAAACCTATACAATGGCTAATGTTATTGAAAAACTTGAAAAACCAGCTCTCATAATGGCTCCCAATAAAACCCTTGCAGGCCAGTTATATAATGAATTTAAAAATCTTTTTCCTGAAAACCTGGTTGAATTTTTTGTAAGTTATTATGACTATTATCAGCCTGAAGCCTATATTCCCACAAGCGATACCTATATCCAGAAAGATTCTTCTATAAATGAAATGATTGACAAGCTCCGCCATTCTGCTACCAGGTCTGTATTATCGCGCAGGGATGTTATTGTTGTTGCCAGTGTGTCCTGTATATTTGGTCTGGGAGCGCCTGAAGATTATCTTGGGATGCGTATTGATCTTGATTCTGATATGGAAATGGACAGGGACAGACTGCTTATGAAGTTTGTGGATATGCAGTATGAACGCAATGATATGGATTTTCACAGGGGAGTTTTCAGGGTAAGGGGAGACAGGGTTGAGCTGTTTCCTGCTTATGAGGAAGACAGAGCTGTCCGCATTGAGTTTTTCGGGGATGAAATAGAATCCATTGCTGAAATAGATCCGCTCAGAGGACATGTGATAAAAGAGCTGGATCATATAACTCTTTTTCCTGCAAGTCATTATGTTACATCAAAAACAACCTTGAGACGCGCTGTTGAATCTATTAAAGAGGAATTGAAAGCCAGGGTTGAGTATTTTAGAAATGAGAATAAATTGATTGAAGCCCAGCGCATTGAAGAACGGACAAATTTTGACCTGGAAATGATGCTGGAACTAGGTTATTGCAATGGAATAGAGAACTATTCACGGCACCTTACAGGAAGAAATCCTGGAGAACCTCCGCCAACACTTCTTGACTATTTTCCTGACGATTTTCTTTTATTCATAGATGAAAGCCATATTGCAGTACCCCAGATACGGGGAATGTACAACGGGGATCATTCAAGAAAGAAAACTCTTGTGGAATACGGTTTCCGTCTTCCCTCTGCCCTGGATAACCGGCCTTTGAAATTTGATGAATTTCAAAAAAGGGTGTCCCAGGTTGTTTATGTATCTGCAACACCTGCTGATTATGAGATGGAAAAAGGCAAAGATGATATTGTTGAACTTATAGTTAGGCCCACTGGACTTATAGACCCTGTTATAGATGTGCGAAAAGCAAAATATCAGGTAGATGATCTTTTTGATGAAATCAAGCTCCGGGTTAATAAAAATGAAAGGGTTCTTGTAACAACCCTGACAAAACGCATGGCAGAGGATCTGACAGATTATTACTCAGAACTGGGAATCAAGGTTCAATATCTTCATGCAGATGTCAGCACTCTGGAGCGCATGGAAATTATTCAGGATTTAAGATCAGGCAGATTTGACGTACTTGTAGGAATAAACCTTCTCAGGGAAGGTCTTGATCTGCCGGAAGTGTCCCTGGTTGCTATTCTTGATGCAGATAAGGAAGGTTTTCTCCGTTCTGAAAGATCCTTGATCCAGACCTGCGGAAGAGCTTCTCGCAATGTAAATGGACAAGTTATCATGTATGCAGATATAATAACAAAATCCATGCAAAAAGCTATTGATGAGACAAAGCGCCGAATAAGGATTCAAACAGCCTACAATAAAAATCATAATATTACTCCATCTACTATCAGCAAAAAAATATCCCAGATCTTTGATTTTCCAGCTCAGCCTGATAAACCTTCTGGTTTTGATATGGTTGCAGAATCAATAAAAAAATACGGGTCAAAAAATGGTTCTGTTAATGATATTGACAGGATTATAAAAAAACTGGAACATGAAATGAGCAAAGCTGCAAAAGATCTTGAATTTGAAAAAGCAGCCAGGCTCCGGGATGAGATTAAAGAACTGAAAAAAATGCAGGTGTTTGATATTTAA
- a CDS encoding lipoprotein insertase outer membrane protein LolB, whose amino-acid sequence MTSCTGMTDIPSISREAASLIAVLENQNNRLKTFKGTGKLAVRDQFNVQNSRAAWIGHRNEKLRISILNISGQPAVSFASDGNYFYAVSHFDSRFYKAKSSDPGLGQFMAIPVKTSELIHILCGKVPVKDFYSAQIIANNDDYILVLKTFWGNIREKIWFNKQTKQVARFEIYGSGQNIQYQVDFDNYQSVSEYTIPFNLSISDKDSQIELEIDRYWADPPVSSTVFILKKPGQ is encoded by the coding sequence ATGACTTCATGTACAGGCATGACAGACATTCCTTCTATATCCCGCGAGGCTGCTTCATTAATAGCTGTTCTGGAAAATCAAAATAACAGATTAAAAACATTTAAAGGAACAGGGAAATTGGCGGTCAGGGATCAATTTAATGTTCAAAACTCCCGTGCTGCCTGGATAGGTCATAGAAATGAAAAACTCAGGATAAGTATTTTAAACATATCAGGCCAGCCGGCAGTAAGCTTTGCAAGTGATGGTAATTATTTTTACGCTGTTTCCCATTTTGACAGCCGTTTTTATAAAGCAAAATCATCTGATCCAGGTCTTGGGCAGTTTATGGCGATCCCTGTTAAAACCAGTGAATTGATCCATATTTTATGCGGAAAAGTACCTGTTAAGGATTTTTATTCTGCTCAAATTATTGCAAACAATGATGATTATATCCTGGTATTAAAGACTTTCTGGGGAAATATCAGGGAAAAGATATGGTTTAATAAACAAACAAAACAGGTTGCCAGATTTGAGATTTATGGTTCAGGCCAAAATATTCAATATCAGGTTGATTTTGATAATTACCAGTCAGTATCAGAATACACAATCCCTTTTAATCTATCCATTTCTGACAAAGATTCGCAGATTGAACTTGAAATAGACCGGTATTGGGCTGATCCGCCTGTTTCCTCAACAGTATTTATTCTTAAAAAACCTGGACAATAA
- a CDS encoding tetratricopeptide repeat protein, which translates to MKAKLLKLNLFILVPLISHLCFSGCVPGTMDALDKTSLEASEFQQDYQNGDCYYYFTESQLQIRKGKFDKAVFYLHKAIEHDPDSLFLQEELAGLYLRLQNPEKAMEILEEIIKIDPENIDSLVLYGKLKQTLKDNESAKKIYENILKKDPLQKEIYLRLGSIYMDEEKLDDAFRVYEQLVQFFPDSYVGFFFLGKIYAETGDLKQAEQSFLQTLKLEPDLEEPRFELINIYETQGKEKKIIQIYKDILEIDPDNVRAHMGLGYYYYNIGRLESSEKILSRLGRESAGNPEITRTLIRLYIEQKNYAGAIIIIEGLLKGAPDDSDLHYIAGVAFDGIKDEKMLLYHFKKVKPGSRFYKNASVHIAFLYQEQGEIEKGIAFLKDVINKMPENSDFMMYLGSFYEEAKQFDKAVETLKKGLSISPDNTKLLYRLGVVYDRWNKKTESIEIMKKLIAIEPENANALNYLGYTYADLGKNLDEAEQLINKALQYKPDDGYIIDSLGWIFYKKGDYQTALMHLNRAVELVPDDPVILEHIGDVYLKLGLKSNALIYYKKSLTKSKPEDQTGIKKKIKELTGKDI; encoded by the coding sequence ATGAAAGCTAAATTATTAAAATTAAACTTATTTATATTAGTTCCTCTTATCAGCCATTTATGCTTTTCGGGCTGTGTTCCTGGAACTATGGATGCTTTGGATAAGACATCTCTGGAGGCATCTGAATTTCAACAAGATTATCAAAACGGAGATTGTTATTATTATTTTACAGAATCTCAATTGCAGATCAGGAAAGGCAAATTTGATAAAGCAGTTTTTTATCTTCATAAAGCTATTGAGCATGATCCTGATTCTTTGTTTTTACAAGAAGAACTTGCAGGTCTTTATCTTAGGCTGCAAAATCCTGAAAAAGCCATGGAAATATTAGAAGAAATTATTAAGATTGACCCTGAAAATATTGATTCTCTTGTATTGTATGGAAAGTTAAAGCAAACCCTTAAAGATAATGAATCTGCTAAAAAAATATATGAAAATATATTAAAAAAAGATCCTTTGCAAAAAGAAATTTATCTTCGTCTTGGTTCTATATATATGGATGAAGAAAAGCTGGATGATGCTTTCCGTGTATATGAGCAGCTTGTACAGTTTTTTCCTGATTCATATGTTGGATTTTTTTTTCTTGGAAAAATATATGCTGAAACAGGTGATTTAAAACAGGCTGAACAATCATTTTTACAAACATTAAAACTTGAGCCTGATCTTGAAGAACCACGTTTTGAGCTTATTAATATCTATGAAACTCAGGGAAAAGAAAAAAAGATTATCCAGATTTACAAAGATATACTTGAGATAGATCCTGATAATGTTCGTGCTCACATGGGACTTGGATATTATTATTATAATATTGGAAGGCTGGAAAGTTCGGAAAAAATATTATCCAGGCTTGGCAGGGAAAGTGCGGGTAATCCTGAGATTACAAGAACCCTGATACGTCTTTATATAGAACAGAAAAATTATGCAGGGGCAATTATCATAATAGAAGGCCTGTTAAAAGGCGCGCCTGACGACTCTGATCTTCACTATATTGCAGGGGTGGCATTTGACGGTATAAAGGACGAAAAAATGCTGCTTTATCATTTTAAAAAAGTAAAGCCTGGTTCCAGGTTTTATAAAAATGCCTCTGTTCATATTGCATTTTTATACCAGGAGCAGGGAGAGATTGAAAAAGGTATTGCATTTTTAAAAGATGTTATTAATAAAATGCCTGAAAATTCTGATTTCATGATGTATCTTGGGTCTTTTTACGAAGAGGCGAAACAATTTGATAAAGCTGTTGAAACATTGAAAAAAGGGCTTTCAATTTCGCCTGATAATACCAAGCTGTTGTACCGCCTTGGAGTAGTATATGACAGATGGAATAAAAAAACTGAATCTATTGAAATAATGAAAAAGCTGATTGCAATAGAGCCTGAAAATGCCAATGCTCTTAATTATCTTGGTTATACTTATGCTGATCTGGGCAAGAATCTGGATGAAGCTGAACAATTGATTAATAAGGCATTACAATACAAACCTGACGACGGGTATATAATTGACAGTCTGGGCTGGATATTTTATAAAAAAGGTGATTATCAAACTGCATTAATGCACCTTAATAGAGCAGTAGAACTTGTACCTGATGATCCTGTTATACTTGAACATATTGGGGATGTTTATTTAAAGCTCGGGTTAAAGTCCAATGCTTTGATATATTATAAAAAATCCCTTACAAAATCCAAGCCTGAGGATCAAACAGGGATTAAAAAGAAAATCAAGGAATTAACAGGCAAAGATATTTAA
- a CDS encoding sigma-70 family RNA polymerase sigma factor produces MNDKIKKISKPKKRRSSISAATQSADKALVKFDPLQRYLSEVSQYNLLNREQERELAIKVKDYEDSDAAYILVTSNLRLVVKIALEFQRVWMQNLLDLIQEGNIGLMQAVKKFDPYKNVKFSYYASFWIKAYILKFIMDNWRLVKIGTTQGQRKLFFKLKKEKQKLIDQGFDPKPKLLSEKLGVSEREIIDMDQRLDGWDISLDAPLKDDSDTERIDFLTTSSESAEDKVAKKEMDVLLHNKVAEFRKKLTSRELEIFDQRIFSDAPVTLQEIGDSYGISRERVRQVEKSVVTKMRDFFKREIIDFDSYTNGNVSE; encoded by the coding sequence ATGAATGATAAAATTAAAAAAATCTCAAAACCTAAAAAAAGAAGATCATCTATAAGTGCTGCAACTCAATCTGCAGATAAAGCACTTGTTAAATTTGATCCGCTTCAGCGTTATCTTTCTGAAGTAAGTCAATATAACCTGCTGAATCGTGAGCAGGAACGGGAACTTGCAATTAAAGTAAAGGATTATGAAGATAGTGATGCAGCCTATATACTGGTTACTTCCAATCTTCGTTTGGTTGTGAAAATAGCTCTTGAGTTTCAAAGGGTTTGGATGCAGAATCTCCTGGATCTGATCCAGGAAGGAAACATAGGGCTTATGCAGGCAGTTAAAAAATTTGATCCTTACAAAAATGTCAAGTTTTCATATTATGCATCCTTTTGGATTAAAGCATATATACTTAAATTTATAATGGATAACTGGCGGCTTGTTAAAATTGGAACAACCCAGGGACAGAGAAAACTTTTTTTTAAATTGAAAAAAGAAAAACAAAAGCTTATAGATCAAGGTTTTGATCCTAAACCCAAGCTTTTGTCGGAAAAACTGGGAGTGTCTGAACGGGAAATCATAGATATGGATCAGCGGCTTGATGGCTGGGATATTTCTCTGGATGCGCCTCTAAAAGATGATTCTGATACAGAACGTATTGATTTTCTTACTACATCTTCTGAATCAGCAGAAGATAAGGTCGCTAAAAAGGAAATGGATGTTCTGCTGCATAACAAGGTTGCAGAGTTTAGAAAAAAATTAACATCAAGGGAACTTGAGATATTTGACCAGAGGATATTTTCTGATGCACCTGTAACCTTGCAGGAAATTGGAGACAGTTATGGAATATCCAGGGAAAGGGTCCGCCAGGTTGAAAAAAGTGTTGTAACCAAAATGAGAGACTTTTTTAAACGTGAAATAATTGATTTTGACTCATATACAAATGGTAATGTTAGTGAATAA